The Polaribacter sp. MED152 region TGTTTTTGGGTTAGGCATTAAACCTCTAGGACCTAAAATTCTTCCTAATGGACCTAATTTACCCATTACACTAGGCATTGTAATAATTACATCAACATCTGTCCAACCTCCTTTAATTTTCTGAAGGTATTCATCCAACCCAACGTAATCAGCACCTGCTTCTTTAGCTTCTGCTTCTTTATCTGGAGTTACTAATGCTAAAACTTTTACATCCTTACCAGTTCCATGAGGTAAAGTTACTACACCTCTAACCATTTGATTAGCTTTACGCGGATCTACTCCTAAACGAATCGCTAAATCTACAGAAGCATCAAACTTTACATTAGTAATGTCTTTGACTAGCGCTGAAGCAGCTGCTAAATCATAAGATTGAGTATTATCAACCTTAGCGTAAGCTTCCTTTTGCTTTTTTGTTAATTTTGCCATTTTACTACTTTTTATAAAGTTATGCTGGTGCATTCCCTTTTACCGTTAATCCCATAGAACGTGCTGTACCTGCTATCATTTTCATTGCTGAAGTTACTTCAAAGGCATTTAAATCTACCATTTTGTCTTCTGCAATTACTTTAATCTGATCCCAAGTAACTGATGCTACTTTCTTCCTATTTGGTTCTCCTGAACCTTTTTTAATTTTGGCCGCTTCTAGTAACTGAACTGCTGCAGGAGGAGTTTTTACAACAAAATCAAACGATTTGTCTTTGAAAACAGTAATAACCACAGGTAAAACTTTACCTTGCTTATCTTGCGTTCTTGCATTGAACTGTTTACAAAACTCCATAATGTTAACACCAGCAGCTCCTAAAGCGGGTCCAACCGGCGGCGATGGATTCGCTGCGCCTCCCCTTACTTGTAATTTAACTACTTTACTAACTTCTTTTGCCATTTTAAAAATGTTTAATGATTTATTTTAAGTTGGAAGCCAAAAAATAAATCGATATATATCTGTGTAACAATTATATCTTTTCTACTTGCATATAACTTAACTCTAATGGTGTTTTTCTTCCGAATATTTTCACCATTACTTCAAGCTTACGCTTTTCTTCATTTACTTTTTCTATAGTACCATCAAAACCGTTAAATGGACCATCTACAACCTTAACAGTTTCTCCAACATTATAAGGAATTGCAATATTTTCATCCTGTACAGAAAGTTCATCTACTTTACCTAGCATTCTATTAACTTCTGACTTTCTCATAGGAACAGGTTCACCACCTTTTACCTCACCAAGAAATCCAATAACTCCAGTAATCGCTTTGATAACATGCGGAACCTCACCAGATAAATTAGCCTCAACCATAATGTAACCAGGGAAATAAACTCTCTCTCTATTCACCTTCTTACCATTCCTGATTTGAACAACCTTTTCAGTAGGGACTATAACTTGATTAACATAATCTGATAAACCTACTCTAGAAATTTCTGTTTCTATATAATTTTTTACTTTATTCTCTTGTCCTCCAATGGCTCTAACAACATACCATTTCATTACCGAATCAGCCATAGTTAATTATTAAAATAATTTAAAAAAGTTATCTAACCCTGTTTGAAAAACATAATCAATACCTGCAACAGCTAAAGCAAACACAATAGTAAATACTGCCACTGTAACTGTAGTTTTCTGCGCATCCTCCTTAGAGATCCATGTCATATGGTTGCTAAGCTCATCAAAAGAGTCTTTGATATATTGAATAAAGTTCATATTACTATATTTTTATTTGCACGGGCGGAGAGATTCGAACTCCCGACAGCTGGTTTTGGAGACCAGTGCTCTACCGCTGAACTACGCCCGTTTCTTATTCATTGATAAAGGTATTCCGTAAAAAACGGAATACCTTTATAATTTTGAAATAATAAAACTAATAAATTTATTAGTCTAATAATTCAGTTACTTGACCTGCACCTACAGTTCTACCACCTTCACGGATTGCAAAACGTAAACCTACATTTAATGCAATTGGTTGAATCAAGTCAACTGTGATTGTTAAGTTATCTCCTGGCATTACCATCTCAATACCTGAAGGTAAATTAATAGTACCTGTTACATCCGTAGTTCTAACATAAAACTGTGGACGATAGTTATTATGGAATGGAGTATGACGTCCACCTTCTTCTTTCTTAAGAACATAAACCTCTGCCTTAAACTTAGCATGAGGAGTTACAGAACCTGGCTTACAGATTACCATACCTCTTTTAATATCTTCTTTAGCAATACCTCTTAATAAGATACCAGCGTTATCTCCAGCCTCTCCTCTATCTAAGATTTGACGGAACATTTCGATACCAGTAATAGTAGATGACATTTTTTCAGCACCCATACCAATAATATCAACAACATCACCTGTATTTGCAATACCAGTTTCGATACGACCTGTAGCAACAGTTCCACGACCAGTAATTGAGAATACATCCTCAACAGGCATTAAGAAATCTTTATCAACTTCTCTTAACGGCTCTTCAATCCAAGCATCAACTTGCTCCATTAATTCTAAAACAGTATTAACCCATTTTTCCTCACCATTTAAAGCTCCTAAAGCAGAACCTGAAACTACAGGACCATTATCTCCATCATATTCATAGAAAGATAATAATTCTCTTACTTCCATATCTACTAACTCCAGTAACTCTTCATCATCCACCATATCAACTTTGTTTAAGAAAACAACGATACGAGGAATACCTACCTGACGACCTAATAAGATATGCTCTCTAGTTTGTGGCATTGGACCATCTGTTGCAGCAACAACTAAAATAGCACCGTCCATCTGTGCAGCACCTGTTACCATGTTCTTTACATAATCCGCGTGACCTGGGCAGTCAACGTGAGCATAGTGACGATTAGCTGTTTGATATTCAACGTGAGAAGTGTTAATTGTAATACCTCTTTCTTTTTCTTCTGGTGCATTATCAATCTGATCAAAAGATCTAGCTTCAGAGAATCCTGCATCAGCTAATACTTTAGTAATAGCCGCAGTTAAAGTTGTTTTACCGTGATCTACGTGTCCGATAGTACCAATATTTAAGTGTGGTTTCGAACGGTCAAAAGTTCCTTTTGCCATAATTATTGATTTTAATTCTTAGTTTAAATATATTTAGTGTCTAATAATACTTTTTAAATGAGCCAATGATGGGATTTGAACCCATGACCTCATCCCTACCAAGGATGCGCTCTACCAACTGAGCTACACCGGCTTTGTTGATCTTTTAGAGCGAAAGACCGGGTTCGAACCGGCGACATTCAGCTTGGAAGGCTGACGCTCTACCAACTGAGCTACTTTCGCAAAAATGTAAATTGTGGGGAGAGCAGGATTCGAACCTGCGAAGACATAGTCAACGGAGTTACAGTCCGTCCTCGTTGGCCGCTTGAGTATCTCCCCTCAAACTTACTATTTTAATGAACTTTTGTTTCTTTTATTAGAGCCGATGGAGGGACTCGAACCCACGACCTGCTGATTACAAATCAGCTGCTCTAGCCAGCTGAGCTACATCGGCTTTTAGTTGAAAAAAACAACCCGCTATTTCTAACGGATTGCAAATGTATAAAGTTTTTTTAAATTCCAAAACTTTTTATTATTATTTTTTTATTTTTTTATGAAATTAAAGAATCTCTTAATTTCTCTTTCGATTTCTTTAACTGCCTCTTTAAATTATCAACCGCTGAATTGATGCCTTCTTCAAAGGTTTTTGTTTCTCTTTTTACCATTAATTCACTTCCAGGAATATTAATTTTAACTTCTGTAATTTTATTTTCTTTATCGCTTGTATTTTGAACTTTTAGAAAAACTTCTGCATCAACAATTTTATCATGAAACTTTACAAGGCTCTCTACTTTTTTCTCAGCGAAACTGATTAACTTACTATCTGCATTGAAATTGACTGATTGGGTAAATACTTTCATAATCTATTCATTTTTTTTGCTCTTAGGATGAGCTTGGTTATACACTTGTTTAATCGCATCTAAACTATTGTGAGTGTAGACTTGAGTAGAAGCTAAAGAGGAATGCCCTAACAACTCTTTAACAGAATTTAAATCTGCCCCCTCATTCAGCAAATGAGTTGCGAAAGAGTGCCTCAGCATATGTGGACTCTTTTTTACTTTTGAGGAGACTTTACTAAAGTAGGAATTTATAACTCTATAAACAAGGGTTTCATATATTTTGTTTCCTTTCTCTGTAATGAATAAGTATTCCGAATTATTACTTATATTCTTTCTGTGACCCAAGTAAAGATTCAGAGTCTTTAAAACTGAATTTAAAATTGGCACCAACCTTTCCTTATTTCGCTTTCCTAGGACTTTTAAAACGTTGCTGCCACTATTTATGTCTTTTAATTGAATATTTATCAACTCAGCCCTTCTAATACCTGTAGAATAGAAAATTTCTACCATTAATTTATTTCTAATAGAAACAAAACTATTTTCTGTATTTGACTCCAATACAGTTGCTACCTCTTTTTGAGAAAAAGGCACCTGCACTTTTTTTGCAACTTTTAAGGCTTTATGCTTTTGCAGTGGATTACTTTTTATCTGCTCTGTTTTTTGGAGAAACTTATAAAATGATTTTAACGAACTAATTTTTCGGTTAATTGTTCTATTTGAAATCTCCTCTTCAACCAAACTTACAATCCAACTTCTTATTTGCGAATAATTTACTTCTAGCAAATCCTCTTGATCAAAATTTATTCGGATAAAACTTTTAAAAGAATTTAAATCTTTTTGATAGGCAATTACAGTATGTTTTGAGTAGTTTTTCTCATGAGATAAATAATCTAAGAAGGCTTTAATCAAAATTATTCTTTTTGTGTAGAGGATAAATTTACAAAAATAGAAGCATAAAAAAACTCGTATCAAAAGAATTGATACGAGTCTAGTTTTATTTGAGGTTAATTGACTAACCTACTTCTTCTTGTGTTCTTAATCTTTGAACGTAAGAAGCTTTTATTCTTTGAGCTCTTTTAGCTACTGAAGGCTTTGTAAAGTTTTTTCTGTTACGTAAGTTCTTCATCGTCTTTGTTCTGTCGAATTTTCTCTTATAACGTTTTAAAGCTCTATCTATATTCTCTCCTTCTTTTACAGGTATAATTAACATAAGTTGGCACCTCCCTTCATAAGTATCTTAAATATTTTAATTGCAGTTAAACTGCTGATTTGTAATTTTTGGACTGCAAATGTACTTATAAAAAATGAAATACAAATTTTTATATGACTTTATTTTAGAGTTGCAATTTGCGCTAGGGATTGAAATGGCATCCTTTTTTGTTTTTCTCAAAAAAGATATAATGAAAAGCCCGACCTTTAGGTAACGCTCTAATAAATAAAAAAGCACTCCTATTTTCTTTTACCAAAAATCTGAGTGCTTTCTTAATATTATCCGAAAACAAACTAGCTCACAAAAAAAACTATCTTGCTGGTTTATACTCCTTTTTATCAATTACCATTTTTGCGATAATCTTAGGATTATTTTCGCAAAAAGCTAATTTAAAATATTACGTTGCTGGTTTGTATTCCTTTTTATCAATTACCATTTTTGCGATAATCTCTTTTAAAATTTCTGATGTACCACCACCAATTGGACCAAGTCTACTATCTCTTAATAAACGAGCCATAGGATATTCTTCCATATAACCATAACCTCCTAACAATTGAAGAGCATCGTAAATAACTTCATCTGCTATTTTTGTAGACAGTAATTTAGACATACTAGCTTCTTTAACCACGTAAGTACCTTGATCTAATCTTTTGGTAATAGAATAGTTATACTCTCTACACATATCTACTTTACTCGCCATTTCTGCAACTTTATGTCTTAAAGCTTGAAACTTGTCTAAGGATTTACCAAATGCGATTCTTTCTTGCATATATTGCATTGCATAATCTACTGCAAACTCCGCTCTTGCATGTGCATTAACACCCATTATTAAGCGTTCTAATGCAAAATGTTGCATAATATAAGGGAAACCCAAACCTTCTTCTCCCATCAAATTTTCAGCAGGAATTTCTACATTATCAAAAGCGATTTCTCCTGTATCTGATGCTCTCCAACCTAATTTATCTAATTTGGTTGCTGAAATTCCTTTAGAATCTCTATCTACAACAAAAATACTTATTCCTTTATACTTATCTGAAGGATCTGTTTTTGCAGCTACAATTAAGTAATCTGAATAAACTCCGTTTGTTATGAATGTTTTAGATCCGTTTAAAATATACTTATTTCCTTGTTTAACAGCAGTAGATCTCATACCTGCTACATCTGAACCACCAAATGGTTCTGTAATACATAAACAGCCAATCTTATCTCCTTCTACACTAGGCACCAAATACTTTTCTTTCTGTTGCTGATTACCTTCTTTATTCAAATGTGTCATGGCTAAATATTCATGAGCCCACATTGCAGCAGCAAAACCACCTGAGTTAATTTTTTGTAATTCTTCTAGAAAAATCACAGTATAAAATAGATCTAAATCCATACCTCCAAACTCTTCTGGGGTAGACAAACCAAAGTAACCCATTTCACCAAACTTCTTCCAGATGAAACGCTCTATAGAACCTGTTTTCTCCCATTTTTCTATATGAGGCACAACTTCTTTTTGTAAAAAATCTTTGAAACTAGCACGAAAAGCTTCATGCTCTTCAGTAAAATACATACTGCTCATTTGAAGTGAATTTTTAATTATTATTCAGCTATCAAATATAAGACTATTCTATCATATTTATCTAAAGGAAACCCTTTGATATTTTTTAATTCTGATATGTTTTGAAGCTCTGCAACTTCATCTCTATAATTAAATATTTTCTTACACAACTCATAATCTATATACGGATTTTTGAGTAACTGCTTGAACTCAACAGTATTTACATTCTGTTTTTTAATTACAGGTAATTCAATTATTTTAAAAACGGCTAATACTTTATCTGCGATTTCTGGCTCTAAACCCCAAACTTCATACAATTGAGATGGGTATGAAAAACCTTGTAATTTAGAACGATACTTAATAATTCTTTCTGAGAATGATGGCCCAATTCCGTTTATAGACCTTAAATCTTCAGCTGTTGCTTTGTTTATATCATTAGTAGACAATTTGTAAGCAACTGTTTTATCAGTTGAATTAGCATTATTAGACCTATTTTTATTTTGATTTTGCTTTAGTGCGTTATTTCTTTTTACCACCCAATCTGGAAATTTAAAATAGGGTGAAATTTTGTTTAATAAGGAATCCGAAACTTTAGTAATCTTTTGAAAATCTTCTTTTGAATTTATAAATTTATTCGATTTTCTAAAAGCGTGCAACCTATCAATCTCTTCTAGAGACATGCCCAATTGTTCGCCTTTAAAATCTGAAATATAATTTGGATTAAAAGGATATATTTTAGGCTTTCTATTTTCAATTTCAACAATTTTTAAACTATCAATTCTATGTTGAAAAGCAATTAAATCATTATCATTTATAGTTACCTTTTCTTCAGACGAAAAAGGTTTAAAAAATATGAAGACCTGTAGAATTGCTATTAAAACAACTAAAAGAAAAATCCCATTTCTTTGGCTTTTGTTATACCAGAAATGGGATTTAAATATTTTCATAAAACTAAACCTTATGCTTCGCTACTTTTAATAGCATTCATGTATTTTTTTAGCTCTTCTTTTACTTTAGGAGCTAATATTATTAGACCTATCATGTTTGGAACCATCATTGCAAAAACCATAGCATCAGAGAAACCAATTACTGATCCTAAACTTGCTGCAGCACC contains the following coding sequences:
- the rplA gene encoding 50S ribosomal protein L1 — encoded protein: MAKLTKKQKEAYAKVDNTQSYDLAAASALVKDITNVKFDASVDLAIRLGVDPRKANQMVRGVVTLPHGTGKDVKVLALVTPDKEAEAKEAGADYVGLDEYLQKIKGGWTDVDVIITMPSVMGKLGPLGRILGPRGLMPNPKTGTVTMDVAKAVTDVKAGKIDFKVDKTGIVHAAIGKVSFDAKKIEENANELIQTIIKLKPTTAKGTYVKSVFMSSTMSPSIPVEVKTV
- the rplK gene encoding 50S ribosomal protein L11 — translated: MAKEVSKVVKLQVRGGAANPSPPVGPALGAAGVNIMEFCKQFNARTQDKQGKVLPVVITVFKDKSFDFVVKTPPAAVQLLEAAKIKKGSGEPNRKKVASVTWDQIKVIAEDKMVDLNAFEVTSAMKMIAGTARSMGLTVKGNAPA
- the nusG gene encoding transcription termination/antitermination protein NusG, with the protein product MADSVMKWYVVRAIGGQENKVKNYIETEISRVGLSDYVNQVIVPTEKVVQIRNGKKVNRERVYFPGYIMVEANLSGEVPHVIKAITGVIGFLGEVKGGEPVPMRKSEVNRMLGKVDELSVQDENIAIPYNVGETVKVVDGPFNGFDGTIEKVNEEKRKLEVMVKIFGRKTPLELSYMQVEKI
- the secE gene encoding preprotein translocase subunit SecE, producing the protein MNFIQYIKDSFDELSNHMTWISKEDAQKTTVTVAVFTIVFALAVAGIDYVFQTGLDNFFKLF
- the tuf gene encoding elongation factor Tu produces the protein MAKGTFDRSKPHLNIGTIGHVDHGKTTLTAAITKVLADAGFSEARSFDQIDNAPEEKERGITINTSHVEYQTANRHYAHVDCPGHADYVKNMVTGAAQMDGAILVVAATDGPMPQTREHILLGRQVGIPRIVVFLNKVDMVDDEELLELVDMEVRELLSFYEYDGDNGPVVSGSALGALNGEEKWVNTVLELMEQVDAWIEEPLREVDKDFLMPVEDVFSITGRGTVATGRIETGIANTGDVVDIIGMGAEKMSSTITGIEMFRQILDRGEAGDNAGILLRGIAKEDIKRGMVICKPGSVTPHAKFKAEVYVLKKEEGGRHTPFHNNYRPQFYVRTTDVTGTINLPSGIEMVMPGDNLTITVDLIQPIALNVGLRFAIREGGRTVGAGQVTELLD
- the raiA gene encoding ribosome-associated translation inhibitor RaiA yields the protein MKVFTQSVNFNADSKLISFAEKKVESLVKFHDKIVDAEVFLKVQNTSDKENKITEVKINIPGSELMVKRETKTFEEGINSAVDNLKRQLKKSKEKLRDSLIS
- a CDS encoding tyrosine-type recombinase/integrase produces the protein MLIKAFLDYLSHEKNYSKHTVIAYQKDLNSFKSFIRINFDQEDLLEVNYSQIRSWIVSLVEEEISNRTINRKISSLKSFYKFLQKTEQIKSNPLQKHKALKVAKKVQVPFSQKEVATVLESNTENSFVSIRNKLMVEIFYSTGIRRAELINIQLKDINSGSNVLKVLGKRNKERLVPILNSVLKTLNLYLGHRKNISNNSEYLFITEKGNKIYETLVYRVINSYFSKVSSKVKKSPHMLRHSFATHLLNEGADLNSVKELLGHSSLASTQVYTHNSLDAIKQVYNQAHPKSKKNE
- the rpsU gene encoding 30S ribosomal protein S21 — its product is MLIIPVKEGENIDRALKRYKRKFDRTKTMKNLRNRKNFTKPSVAKRAQRIKASYVQRLRTQEEVG
- a CDS encoding acyl-CoA dehydrogenase family protein; the protein is MSSMYFTEEHEAFRASFKDFLQKEVVPHIEKWEKTGSIERFIWKKFGEMGYFGLSTPEEFGGMDLDLFYTVIFLEELQKINSGGFAAAMWAHEYLAMTHLNKEGNQQQKEKYLVPSVEGDKIGCLCITEPFGGSDVAGMRSTAVKQGNKYILNGSKTFITNGVYSDYLIVAAKTDPSDKYKGISIFVVDRDSKGISATKLDKLGWRASDTGEIAFDNVEIPAENLMGEEGLGFPYIMQHFALERLIMGVNAHARAEFAVDYAMQYMQERIAFGKSLDKFQALRHKVAEMASKVDMCREYNYSITKRLDQGTYVVKEASMSKLLSTKIADEVIYDALQLLGGYGYMEEYPMARLLRDSRLGPIGGGTSEILKEIIAKMVIDKKEYKPAT
- a CDS encoding helix-hairpin-helix domain-containing protein translates to MKIFKSHFWYNKSQRNGIFLLVVLIAILQVFIFFKPFSSEEKVTINDNDLIAFQHRIDSLKIVEIENRKPKIYPFNPNYISDFKGEQLGMSLEEIDRLHAFRKSNKFINSKEDFQKITKVSDSLLNKISPYFKFPDWVVKRNNALKQNQNKNRSNNANSTDKTVAYKLSTNDINKATAEDLRSINGIGPSFSERIIKYRSKLQGFSYPSQLYEVWGLEPEIADKVLAVFKIIELPVIKKQNVNTVEFKQLLKNPYIDYELCKKIFNYRDEVAELQNISELKNIKGFPLDKYDRIVLYLIAE